One segment of Drosophila mauritiana strain mau12 chromosome 3R, ASM438214v1, whole genome shotgun sequence DNA contains the following:
- the LOC117145279 gene encoding glycine, alanine and asparagine-rich protein-like → MRAFIVMCLVAVTCADKLGYNYQPVGHSSSGLSFAPGSGSIGGGSIGGGSIGGGSIGGGSIGGGLIGGGSIGGGSIGGGSIGGGSLGGSIGGGSIDSGLGGLGGFGGLGGGDALAAPVSYNAPAPAAELQKEFFTYSANEQDFDEPQELERVAGSVNKGLRVVFIKGPENRGLENAALALAKQAAQQETAIYVLNKQADIGDLAQKLNAIRNNNNNKPEVHFVKYRTPEDAANAQRAIQSQYDQLGGSSQAHNGGVASALNFASAGPVQKVNAQIPENAYLPTSIFRRRL, encoded by the exons ATGCGCGCCTTCATC GTAATGTGCCTGGTGGCAGTCACCTGCGCCGATAAGCTCGGCTACAACTACCAGCCCGTGGGCCACTCCAGCTCCGGACTGTCCTTCGCTCCTGGAAGTGGCAGCATTGGAGGTGGTTCCATTGGAGGTGGATCCATTGGCGGTGGTTCCATTGGAGGAGGATCCATTGGAGGTGGACTCATTGGCGGCGGATCTATCGGAGGTGGAAGCATCGGAGGCGGTTCCATTGGAGGTGGTTCCCTTGGTGGTTCCATCGGTGGTGGCTCCATCGATTCTGGTCTTGGCGGTCTTGGTGGATTCGGTGGTCTAGGAGGTGGCGATGCTCTGGCCGCTCCAGTCTCCTACAACGCCCCCGCTCCCGCTGCTGAGCTCCAGAAGGAGTTCTTCACCTACTCCGCCAACGAGCAGGACTTCGATGAGCCCCAGGAACTGGAGCGTGTTGCTGGATCCGTGAACAAGGGACTGCGCGTTGTCTTCATCAAGGGACCCGAGAACCGTGGTCTGGAGAACGCCGCCCTTGCCCTTGCCAAGCAGGCTGCCCAGCAGGAGACCGCCATCTATGTCCTGAACAAGCAGGCTGATATTGGAGATCTTGCCCAGAAACTGAACGCCatccgcaacaacaacaacaacaagcccGAGGTGCACTTCGTCAAGTACCGCACTCCCGAGGATGCTGCCAACGCCCAGCGCGCTATCCAGTCGCAGTACGACCAATTGGGAGGATCCTCTCAGGCCCACAACGGTGGTGTGGCCTCCGCCCTGAACTTCGCCTCCGCTGGACCCGTCCAGAAGGTTAATGCTCAGATCCCTGAGAACGCTTACCTGCCCACTTCTATCTTCCGTCGtcgtttgtaa
- the LOC117144394 gene encoding uncharacterized protein LOC117144394, which yields MRSFVVLCFIALATADKLGYNYQPVAHSPSGLSFQPSGSASSDAPAFAPAPSASFGPGPSSIADALEGSQSAAAPNYAAPQAQLEKEFFTYTADEGDFYDPAASDRVANAVNKGLRVVFIKGPENRGLEDAALALAKQAAQQETAIYVLNKQADIGDLANKLNSIRNNNNNKPEVHFVKYRTPEDAANAQRAIQGQYDQLGGSSQAQDGGVASTLNFASQPAPRESTAASAPGPSYLPANIFRRFRL from the coding sequence ATGCGTTCCTTCGTCGTCCTTTGCTTTATTGCCTTGGCCACGGCCGATAAACTGGGCTACAATTACCAACCGGTGGCCCATTCTCCCTCCGGATTGAGCTTCCAGCCATCGGGATCGGCCAGCAGCGATGCACCCGCTTTCGCACCTGCACCCAGTGCATCCTTTGGCCCCGGTCCCTCCTCCATTGCTGATGCCCTGGAAGGATCCCAATCCGCTGCTGCCCCCAACTACGCCGCTCCTCAGGCCCAACTCGAGAAGGAGTTCTTCACCTACACCGCCGACGAGGGTGACTTCTACGATCCAGCTGCCTCCGACCGTGTTGCCAACGCCGTGAACAAGGGACTCCGTGTTGTCTTCATCAAGGGACCCGAGAACCGTGGTCTGGAGGATGCCGCTCTGGCTCTGGCCAAGCAGGCTGCCCAGCAGGAGACCGCCATCTATGTCCTGAACAAGCAGGCTGATATCGGTGATCTGGCCAACAAGCTGAACTCCatccgcaacaacaacaacaacaagcccGAGGTGCACTTCGTCAAGTACCGCACTCCCGAGGATGCTGCCAACGCACAGCGTGCCATTCAGGGTCAGTACGATCAATTGGGAGGATCTTCGCAAGCTCAAGATGGTGGAGTGGCCTCCACCCTGAACTTCGCCTCCCAGCCGGCTCCCCGCGAGAGCACCGCTGCCAGTGCTCCAGGACCAAGCTACCTGCCCGCCAACATCTTCCGTCGCTTCCGTCTTTAA
- the LOC117144297 gene encoding uncharacterized protein LOC117144297 has protein sequence MRFLIAFCLIGAACAQYNYGAGFTGAASDNVPSYSGSGVGDSYDGAASSPDYSVSSELNKEYYTFEADESQFEDPLAAQKIAGSVNKGLRVVFIKGPENRGLENAALALAKQAAEQRTAIYVLNKQTDIGDLAQKFNAARQNSNQRPEVHFVKYRTPEDAANAQRAIQSQYDNLGGSSQNINGGVANAINFASAAPVVPARRGPNYSPPAAATSNSYLPANILRRLRIR, from the coding sequence ATGCGTTTCCTCATCGCTTTCTGCCTGATTGGTGCCGCCTGCGCCCAGTACAACTACGGAGCTGGATTTACCGGAGCCGCCTCCGATAATGTTCCCAGCTACTCCGGAAGCGGTGTTGGCGACTCCTACGATGGTGCCGCCAGCAGCCCGGACTACTCGGTCTCCAGCGAACTCAACAAGGAGTACTACACCTTCGAGGCTGACGAGAGCCAGTTCGAGGATCCTCTGGCCGCCCAGAAGATCGCTGGCTCCGTGAACAAGGGACTCCGCGTGGTCTTCATCAAGGGACCCGAGAACCGTGGACTGGAGAACGCTGCTCTGGCCCTCGCCAAGCAGGCTGCCGAGCAGAGGACCGCCATCTATGTCCTGAACAAGCAGACCGACATTGGAGATCTGGCCCAGAAATTCAATGCCGCCCGCCAGAACTCCAACCAGCGTCCTGAGGTGCACTTCGTCAAGTACAGGACTCCCGAGGATGCAGCCAATGCCCAGCGTGCCATCCAGTCGCAGTACGATAACCTCGGAGGATCCAGCCAGAACATCAACGGAGGAGTTGCCAACGCCATCAACTTCGCCTCCGCTGCCCCCGTGGTTCCCGCTCGTCGTGGCCCCAACTACTCCCCACCAGCCGCCGCCACGAGCAACTCCTACCTGCCCGCTAACATCCTGCGTCGCCTGCGCATCCGTTAA